A genomic segment from Salvia splendens isolate huo1 chromosome 13, SspV2, whole genome shotgun sequence encodes:
- the LOC121760747 gene encoding probable disease resistance protein At1g58390: MVRKCGNLPLAISLLGGILSNKESSEKWKLVNKNISARTGVENLNDEIQQVLHLSYLDLPCYLKTCFLYTGMYKKDEVISAIDPCVMWIAQGMSSHHNHPNEVKLMEIAQGYLTELASRLIVEIARDDPTRRQTTRTCKLHDAVREMCLSLARDEDFGLQNAPFDYLFEK, translated from the coding sequence ATGGTACGCAAGTGTGGGAATTTACCACTCGCCATTTCATTACTTGGCGGGATATTGAGTAACAAGGAATCAAGTGAAAAGTGGAAATTGGTTAATAAAAACATAAGTGCCCGTACTGGTGTTGAAAATCTGAATGATGAAATTCAGCAAGTGTTGCACTTAAGTTATCTAGACCTGCCATGTTACTTGAAGACATGCTTTCTCTATACGGGTATGTACAAGAAAGACGAGGTCATTTCGGCAATAGATCCATGTGTGATGTGGATCGCACAAGGCATGAGCTCGCACCATAATCACCCAAATGAAGTGAAGTTGATGGAGATAGCACAAGGCTACTTGACTGAGTTGGCTTCTAGGTTAATTGTGGAAATTGCACGTGATGATCCTACTCGTAGACAGACGACTAGAACGTGTAAACTTCATGACGCTGTGCGAGAGATGTGCTTGTCACTGGCAAGAGATGAGGATTTTGGTTTGCAAAACGCGccatttgattatttatttgaaaagtaa
- the LOC121760751 gene encoding disease resistance RPP8-like protein 3, producing MRIRDTANIGFAIKAGLLTELLKIKGKPCIPSNVPAEEINMFEKIRKEMVRRCGNLSLAISLLGGILSNKESSEKWKLVNKNISARTGVENLNDEIQQVLHLSYLDLPCYLKTCFLYTGMYKKDGVIPAIDPCVMWIAQGMISHHNHPNEVKLMEIAQGYLTELASRLIVEIARDDPTRRQTTRMCKLHDAVREMCLSLARDEDFGLQNAPFDYLFEK from the exons ATGCGTATTCGCGACACCGCAAACATTGGATTTGCAATCAAGGCTGGCCTCCTCACCGAGTTACTCAAGATTAAGGGGAAACCATGTATACCCTCCAATGTTCCag CTGAAGAAATTAATATGTTTGAAAAAATTAGGAAAGAAATGGTACGCAGGTGTGGGAATTTATCACTCGCCATTTCATTACTTGGCGGGATATTGAGTAACAAGGAATCAAGTGAAAAGTGGAAATTGGTTAATAAAAACATAAGTGCCCGTACTGGTGTTGAAAATCTAAATGATGAAATTCAGCAAGTGTTGCACTTAAGTTATCTAGACCTGCCATGTTACTTGAAGACATGCTTTCTCTATACGGGTATGTACAAGAAAGACGGGGTCATTCCGGCAATAGATCCATGTGTGATGTGGATCGCACAAGGCATGATCTCGCACCATAATCACCCAAATGAAGTGAAGTTGATGGAGATAGCACAAGGCTACTTGACTGAGTTGGCTTCTAGGTTAATTGTGGAAATTGCACGTGATGATCCTACTCGTAGACAGACGACTAGAATGTGTAAACTTCATGACGCTGTGCGAGAGATGTGCTTGTCACTGGCAAGAGATGAGGATTTTGGTTTGCAAAACGCGccatttgattatttatttgaaaagtaa
- the LOC121760748 gene encoding probable disease resistance protein At1g58390, with translation MRIRDTANIGFAIKAGLLTELLKIKGKPCIPSNVPAEEINMFEKIRKEMVRKCGNLPLAISLLGGILSNKESSEKRKLVNKNISARTGVENLNDEIQQVLHLSYLDLPCYLKTCFLYTGMYKKDEVITAIDPCVMWIAQGMISHHNHPNEVKLMEIAQGYLTELASRLIVEISRDDPTRRQTTRTCKLHDAVREMCLSLARDEDFGLQNAPFVYLFEK, from the exons ATGCGTATTCGCGACACCGCAAACATTGGATTTGCAATCAAGGCTGGCCTCCTCACCGAGTTACTCAAGATTAAGGGGAAACCATGTATACCCTCCAATGTTCCag CTGAAGAAATTAATATGTTTGAAAAAATTAGGAAAGAAATGGTACGCAAGTGTGGGAATTTACCACTCGCCATTTCATTACTTGGCGGGATATTGAGTAACAAGGAATCAAGTGAAAAGCGGAAATTGGTTAATAAAAACATAAGTGCCCGTACTGGTGTTGAAAATCTGAATGATGAAATTCAGCAAGTGTTGCACTTAAGTTATCTAGACCTGCCATGTTACTTGAAGACATGCTTTCTCTATACGGGTATGTACAAGAAAGACGAGGTCATTACGGCAATAGATCCATGTGTGATGTGGATCGCACAAGGCATGATCTCGCACCATAATCACCCAAATGAAGTGAAGTTGATGGAGATAGCACAAGGCTACTTGACTGAGTTGGCTTCTAGGTTAATTGTGGAAATTTCACGTGATGATCCTACTCGTAGACAGACGACTAGAACGTGTAAACTTCATGACGCTGTGCGAGAGATGTGCTTGTCACTGGCAAGAGATGAGGATTTTGGTTTGCAAAACGCGccatttgtttatttatttgaaaagtaa
- the LOC121760749 gene encoding probable disease resistance protein At1g58390 has translation MVRKCGNLPLVISLLGGILSNKESSEKLKLVNKNISARTGVENLNDEIQQVLHLSYLDLPCYLKTCFLYTGMYKKDEVIPAIDPCVMWIAQGMISHHNHPNEVKLMEIAQGYLTELASRLIVEIARDDPSRRQTTRTCKLHDAVREMCLSLARDEDFGLQNAPFDYLFEK, from the coding sequence ATGGTACGCAAGTGTGGGAATTTACCACTCGTCATTTCATTACTTGGCGGGATATTGAGTAACAAGGAATCAAGTGAAAAGTTGAAATTGGTTAATAAAAACATAAGTGCCCGTACTGGTGTTGAAAATCTGAATGATGAAATTCAGCAAGTGTTGCACTTAAGTTATCTAGACCTGCCATGTTACTTGAAGACATGCTTTCTCTATACGGGTATGTACAAGAAAGACGAGGTCATTCCGGCAATAGATCCATGTGTGATGTGGATCGCACAAGGCATGATCTCGCACCATAATCACCCAAATGAAGTGAAGTTGATGGAGATAGCACAAGGCTACTTGACTGAGTTGGCTTCTAGGTTAATTGTGGAAATTGCACGTGATGATCCTAGTCGTAGACAGACGACTAGAACGTGTAAACTTCATGACGCTGTGCGAGAGATGTGCTTGTCACTGGCAAGAGATGAGGATTTTGGTTTGCAAAACGCGccatttgattatttatttgaaaagtaa
- the LOC121760750 gene encoding probable disease resistance protein At1g58390 has translation MVRKCGNLPLVISLLGGILSNKESSEKWKLVNKNISARTGVENLNDEIQQVLHLSYLDLPCYLKTCFLYTGMYKKDEVIPAIDPCVMWIAQGMISHHNHPNEVKLMEIAQGYLTELASRLIVEIARDDPNRRQTTRTCKLHDAVREMCLSLARDEDFGLQNAPFDYLFEK, from the coding sequence ATGGTACGCAAGTGTGGGAATTTACCACTCGTCATTTCATTACTTGGCGGGATATTGAGTAACAAGGAATCAAGTGAAAAGTGGAAATTGGTTAATAAAAACATAAGTGCCCGTACTGGTGTTGAAAATCTGAATGATGAAATTCAGCAAGTGTTGCACTTAAGTTATCTAGACCTGCCATGTTACTTGAAGACATGCTTTCTCTATACGGGTATGTACAAGAAAGACGAGGTCATTCCGGCAATAGATCCATGTGTGATGTGGATCGCACAAGGCATGATCTCGCACCATAATCACCCAAATGAAGTGAAGTTGATGGAGATAGCACAAGGCTACTTGACTGAGTTGGCTTCTAGGTTAATTGTGGAAATTGCACGTGATGATCCTAATCGTAGACAGACGACTAGAACGTGTAAACTTCATGACGCTGTGCGAGAGATGTGCTTGTCACTGGCAAGAGATGAGGATTTTGGTTTGCAAAACGCGccatttgattatttatttgaaaagtaa
- the LOC121760746 gene encoding probable disease resistance protein At1g59620 — MRIRDTANIGFAIKAGLLTELLKIKGKPCIPSNVPAEEINMFEKIRKEMVRKCGNLPLAISLLGGILSNKESSEKWKLVNKNISARTGVENLNDEIQQVLHLSYLDLPCYLKTCFLYTGMYKKDEVIPAIDPCVKWIAQGMISHHNHPNEVKLMEIAQGYLTELASRLIVEIARDDPTRRQTTRTCKLHDAVREMCLSLARDEDFGLQNAPFDYLFEK; from the exons ATGCGTATTCGCGACACCGCAAACATTGGATTTGCAATCAAGGCTGGCCTCCTCACCGAGTTACTCAAGATTAAGGGGAAACCATGTATACCCTCCAATGTTCCag CTGAAGAAATTAATATGTTTGAAAAAATTAGGAAAGAAATGGTACGCAAGTGTGGGAATTTACCACTCGCCATTTCATTACTTGGCGGGATATTGAGTAACAAGGAATCAAGTGAAAAGTGGAAATTGGTTAATAAAAACATAAGTGCCCGTACTGGTGTTGAAAATCTGAATGATGAAATTCAGCAAGTGTTGCACTTAAGTTATCTAGACCTGCCATGTTACTTGAAGACATGCTTTCTCTATACGGGTATGTACAAGAAAGACGAGGTCATTCCGGCAATAGATCCATGTGTGAAGTGGATCGCACAAGGCATGATCTCGCACCATAATCACCCAAATGAAGTGAAGTTGATGGAGATAGCACAAGGCTACTTGACTGAGTTGGCTTCTAGGTTAATTGTGGAAATTGCACGTGATGATCCTACTCGTAGACAGACGACTAGAACGTGTAAACTTCATGACGCTGTGCGAGAGATGTGCTTGTCACTGGCAAGAGATGAGGATTTTGGTTTGCAAAACGCGccatttgattatttatttgaaaagtaa